The Hemicordylus capensis ecotype Gifberg chromosome 6, rHemCap1.1.pri, whole genome shotgun sequence genome window below encodes:
- the ENTPD3 gene encoding ectonucleoside triphosphate diphosphohydrolase 3 isoform X1 has product MFTALSRQSCEQTGFRVLYKMSAVITFVFLLLSIAVIVTITLIQVNQKAVLPPGLKYGIVLDAGSSRTTVYVYEWPAEKENNTGVVNQTFKCKVKGPGISSYGSNPQEIATPINDCMNKIKENIPHHLHRSTPVYLGATAGMRLLRLQNETAANEVLESVKNYFTSQPFEFRGAQIITGQEEGVYGWITANYLMGNFLKKNPWNAWIHPHGAETTGALDLGGASTQISFIPEETTHNSNSTLPVQLYGYEYSVYTHSYQCYGRDEAEKKLLASILKHSADNSRINNPCYPQHYETVFTMKYLYGSLCTEFLRPEKYNASQTVHVRGTGDPARCREAVYGLFDFRACLNREDCSFNGVYQPRVKGKFVAFSGFYYTSNALNLTEEFSLADFNSTMWSFCKQNWSELPFLLPKFDETYARSYCFSANYIYYLLVHGYGFNTETWSQIHFQKEVGNSSIAWSLGYMLTLTNMIPAESDQIWLPLTPSLFAGLLLFFTAVALLCLIFLVYFCVVSRMRKNSCHVEHVFAAE; this is encoded by the exons ATGTTTACTGCACTGTCCCGCCAGTCTTGCGAACAAACAG GCTTCCGAGTTCTGTACAAAATGTCAGCCGTTATCACTTTCGTGTTTCTGCTTTTAAGCATAGCAGTCATCGTTACTATTACTCTCATCCAGGTGAATCAGAAAGCAGTCCTTCCACCAGGTCTGAAG TATGGAATAGTGCTTGATGCTGGATCATCTCGGACCACAGTCTATGTATATGAATGGccagcagaaaaagaaaacaacacagGAGTAGTAAATCAGACCTTCAAGTGCAAGGTGAAAG GTCCTGGGATATCCAGTTATGGGAGTAACCCTCAAGAAATTGCTACGCCCATCAATGATTGTATGAATAAAATCAAGGAGAACATTCCACATCATTTACATAGGAGTACACCTGTTTACCTGGGAGCCACAGCTGGCATGAGGCTTCTGAG GTTGCAAAATGAAACAGCAGCCAATGAAGTCCTTGAGAGCGTTAAAAACTACTTCACATCCCAGCCCTTTGAATTTAGGGGTGCTCAAATCATAACTGGGCAAGAGGAAGGGGTGTATGGATGGATTACAGCCAACTATTTAATGGGCAATTTCTTGAAG AAAAACCCCTGGAATGCCTGGATCCATCCCCATGGAGCAGAGACTACAGGTGCGCTTGATTTAGGAGGGGCCTCCACCCAAATCTCATTCATCCCTGAGGAAACCACACACAATTCTAACAGCACACTACCGGTGCAGCTCTATGGTTATGAATACAGCGTGTACACCCACAGCTACCAGTGCTATGGGAGAGATGAAGCAGAGAAAAAACTGCTAGCATCAATACTAAAG CATTCAGCTGATAACTCCAGGATCAATAATCCATGCTATCCTCAGCATTATGAAACTGTTTTCACAATGAAATATTTATATGGAAGCCTCTGCACAGAGTTTCTAAGACCTGAGAAATACAATGCAAGCCAGACTGTACATGTGAGGGGAACTGGGGATCCAGCTCGCTGCAGGGAGGCAGTGTATGGATTATTTGATTTCAGAGCCTGCTTAAACAGGGAAGATTGTTCATTTAATGGAGTATACCAGCCAAGGGTTAAAGGGAAGTTTGTG GCCTTTTCGGGATTTTACTACACAAGCAATGCTTTGAATTTAACTGAAGAATTTTCATTAGCTGATTTTAATTCAACTATGTGGTCTTTCTGCAAACAGAACTGGAGCGAG cTTCCATTTCTGCTACCTAAATTTGATGAAACATATGCAAGatcatactgcttttcagcaaactACATCTATTACCTGCTTGTGCATGGATATGGGTTCAATACAGAGACTTGGTCTCAGATACACTTTCAGAAGGAG GTTGGTAACAGCAGCATAGCCTGGTCCCTGGGTTACATGCTCACCCTCACCAATATGATTCCAGCAGAGAGCGATCAGATCTGGTTACCTTTGACTCCCTCTCTGTTTGCCGGACTTCTTCTCTTCTTCACAGCAGTGGCATTATTGTGTCTGATCTTCCTTGTGTATTTTTGTGTTGTGTCACGCATGCGAAAGAACTCCTGTCATGTTGAACATGTATTTGCGGCAGAATAA
- the ENTPD3 gene encoding ectonucleoside triphosphate diphosphohydrolase 3 isoform X2, giving the protein MSAVITFVFLLLSIAVIVTITLIQVNQKAVLPPGLKYGIVLDAGSSRTTVYVYEWPAEKENNTGVVNQTFKCKVKGPGISSYGSNPQEIATPINDCMNKIKENIPHHLHRSTPVYLGATAGMRLLRLQNETAANEVLESVKNYFTSQPFEFRGAQIITGQEEGVYGWITANYLMGNFLKKNPWNAWIHPHGAETTGALDLGGASTQISFIPEETTHNSNSTLPVQLYGYEYSVYTHSYQCYGRDEAEKKLLASILKHSADNSRINNPCYPQHYETVFTMKYLYGSLCTEFLRPEKYNASQTVHVRGTGDPARCREAVYGLFDFRACLNREDCSFNGVYQPRVKGKFVAFSGFYYTSNALNLTEEFSLADFNSTMWSFCKQNWSELPFLLPKFDETYARSYCFSANYIYYLLVHGYGFNTETWSQIHFQKEVGNSSIAWSLGYMLTLTNMIPAESDQIWLPLTPSLFAGLLLFFTAVALLCLIFLVYFCVVSRMRKNSCHVEHVFAAE; this is encoded by the exons ATGTCAGCCGTTATCACTTTCGTGTTTCTGCTTTTAAGCATAGCAGTCATCGTTACTATTACTCTCATCCAGGTGAATCAGAAAGCAGTCCTTCCACCAGGTCTGAAG TATGGAATAGTGCTTGATGCTGGATCATCTCGGACCACAGTCTATGTATATGAATGGccagcagaaaaagaaaacaacacagGAGTAGTAAATCAGACCTTCAAGTGCAAGGTGAAAG GTCCTGGGATATCCAGTTATGGGAGTAACCCTCAAGAAATTGCTACGCCCATCAATGATTGTATGAATAAAATCAAGGAGAACATTCCACATCATTTACATAGGAGTACACCTGTTTACCTGGGAGCCACAGCTGGCATGAGGCTTCTGAG GTTGCAAAATGAAACAGCAGCCAATGAAGTCCTTGAGAGCGTTAAAAACTACTTCACATCCCAGCCCTTTGAATTTAGGGGTGCTCAAATCATAACTGGGCAAGAGGAAGGGGTGTATGGATGGATTACAGCCAACTATTTAATGGGCAATTTCTTGAAG AAAAACCCCTGGAATGCCTGGATCCATCCCCATGGAGCAGAGACTACAGGTGCGCTTGATTTAGGAGGGGCCTCCACCCAAATCTCATTCATCCCTGAGGAAACCACACACAATTCTAACAGCACACTACCGGTGCAGCTCTATGGTTATGAATACAGCGTGTACACCCACAGCTACCAGTGCTATGGGAGAGATGAAGCAGAGAAAAAACTGCTAGCATCAATACTAAAG CATTCAGCTGATAACTCCAGGATCAATAATCCATGCTATCCTCAGCATTATGAAACTGTTTTCACAATGAAATATTTATATGGAAGCCTCTGCACAGAGTTTCTAAGACCTGAGAAATACAATGCAAGCCAGACTGTACATGTGAGGGGAACTGGGGATCCAGCTCGCTGCAGGGAGGCAGTGTATGGATTATTTGATTTCAGAGCCTGCTTAAACAGGGAAGATTGTTCATTTAATGGAGTATACCAGCCAAGGGTTAAAGGGAAGTTTGTG GCCTTTTCGGGATTTTACTACACAAGCAATGCTTTGAATTTAACTGAAGAATTTTCATTAGCTGATTTTAATTCAACTATGTGGTCTTTCTGCAAACAGAACTGGAGCGAG cTTCCATTTCTGCTACCTAAATTTGATGAAACATATGCAAGatcatactgcttttcagcaaactACATCTATTACCTGCTTGTGCATGGATATGGGTTCAATACAGAGACTTGGTCTCAGATACACTTTCAGAAGGAG GTTGGTAACAGCAGCATAGCCTGGTCCCTGGGTTACATGCTCACCCTCACCAATATGATTCCAGCAGAGAGCGATCAGATCTGGTTACCTTTGACTCCCTCTCTGTTTGCCGGACTTCTTCTCTTCTTCACAGCAGTGGCATTATTGTGTCTGATCTTCCTTGTGTATTTTTGTGTTGTGTCACGCATGCGAAAGAACTCCTGTCATGTTGAACATGTATTTGCGGCAGAATAA